gtcgtctCCCTGCCGGGGCTGCCGCACCGCGTCGACATGTTACGGAGCCAGATGGTGGACCCCTCCAAGAGGCCGGAGAGTTTCGCCTTCTTCCAGCGCGTGAACGCCGAGGACCAGAGGAGCTACGGCGAGGTGTTCAACAGCTTCCACGAGCTGGAGCCGGACTACGTCGAGCACTACCGCACGGCGCTCGGCCGCCGCGTATGGCTCGTCGGGCCGGTCGCACCAGCAGGCGGAGATATGGGCGCGACCAAAGGCGCCACCAGCGAGCTCTCGTCCGACGGCGCCGGCTGCCTGCGGTGGCTCGACACGAAACCGGCCGGCTCGGTGGTGTACGTCTCCTTCGGCACGCTGTCCAGTTTCTCGCCGGCCGAGCTGCGCGAGCTCGCCCGCGGCCTCGACCTCTCAGGGAAGAACTTCGTGTGGGTCATCAGCCACGCAGGCGCAGGAGCAGACGCCGACACCGATGCGCAACCGGAGTGGATGCCCGAAGGCTTCGCCGAGCTTACCGCGCCGCCGGGCGGGCGCGGCTTCATCATCCGCGGCTGGGCGCCGCAAACGCTCATCCTGAGCCACCCGGCCCTCGGCGCCTTCTTGACGCACTGCGGCTGGAACCCGACGCTGGAGGCCGTGAGCGCCGGCGTGCCGATGGTCACGTGGCCGCGCTTCGGCGACCAGTTCTTCAACGAGAAGCTCGTCGTGGAGGTGCTCCAGGTCGGGGCCAGCGTCGGCGCCTGCGACTACGCGTCGTTCATGGAGACCCATCATGGCGTGGTCCGCGCCGAGGTGGTCACTGAATCCATCGGGACTGTGATGGGCGACGGCGAGGAGGGCGAGGCGATACGGAGCAAGGCCAGGGAGCTCGGTGTCAAAGCTAGGAGGGCAGTGGGCAACGCCGGGTCGTCGTACGGCGATGTTGGGCGGCTGATGGAGGAGTTGATTGCTCGCCGACGGACTTAAGGGTGGTTGGAGGATAGACGTCGGATTCTTCGCTTGGCAGCTTAGTTCTTGTCTTCGGTCTTCCGTCGTTTGCTTTTGTGCCAAAGTTGAGAAActttgttggtgttgttgttatAAACTGTAATTTGTTGGTGTTGTTGTAATAAACTGTAATGGGCCGTTTTGGCTCTGGGGTGCACATGCTCCCAAGCGAATAGTAAATTTAAAATAAATAGCGAATAAAATTTAAAAATTCTTTTTCATAGATGTTCTTATTAATGTAACAAGCGTGCTTGATAATTTTTATGCGATACGAAATGACGGTCCTTAGTCGgtgaaaaaaacaaaaataaatgtAACATTTGTCGTttgatttgttttttttttcagaGTATACTTAAGCTTTCCTTCTAACAATTTGCAGGTAGCATTTTGAAGTGACAATGAACACATCTATTTTTTTCAATCTTTTTTGACAtttacaaaaaatatttttgatgGGCCGAATTGGATTTCCGGAATATGAGTTATATTCGATTTAATCATTGGTGTTGACTTTGTATACTATTTCGTTGTTGTTGTTTCGTAGATACATTGTAATCTTGAAATTCTATAAAAATGGAAAGAACAACTTTACTCGCCATCTCCATATCTGGTTAACTTGTAAGCTTTACTGGGTATGCCTTATATACTGCGTTTGAGCAACCCTCTCAAAAATTAAGAGATCCATTCGAAGAACACAAAAACTAATTTAAGTAAAAAGTAAAATTATTTTATTCTTTTGCTCCCTTCATTTCTAAATATAATTATTTTTAGAAATTTCAATACGGActacatacgaatgtatataaacatattttagagtgtaggttcactcaatttacttcgtatgtagtccatattggaatctctaaaatgACTTATATTTAAGAACGGGGGAGTAGTTGGATTTGGTGGAACTTTAGGTGGTTCTGGAAGAAGATAGCAAAAAAAATTATCCCTAAAATCGAAACTAAAAGGAATGTATAAACCAATGCTTCCATGGATTCGATCGTGGTTTATTTACAGTTATAACTTCCACACTTGTTCATATGTCATTTGGGATAATGTCCCATATAAACAAAGAAAAAGAGTCAAATAAAGGATGCGAGATGTTTTCCATGTCAAATCAAAAAAGAGAGGTGGAAGATACCTTTGGAAATTCATCGCAAAAAAATACCATTAGAAATTATATGATTAGTATGCAATTAATTATACATGCAAAAACTAAGGTTTAGGCtgtcaatttttttattttgtctTTGAAGTAATACACGCTCTATAAATCTTGGATCCACCATTCCGACAATACACGAGATCGGTGCGGAATGGGCCACGATTCCGGTTGGTTGCTTCAGCAATAATAAAGGATTTGTTTTCCTACAGTTTGTGCAGGAGATGTTATGTTCTCTGGATTTGAAACCTTTTGGTGTGTCAGGGCTGTGGGGTTGTTGGGGCCCGTTCGGATGGGTGTTAAATTCGCACATATATTTAAATTTCAACAAAAAGTTTTGTTTGTGACTAGTTTCTAAAATTCGCAAACTTTATTTCAAATTTACGAACATTTTTCTGAAATgtatgaatattttttcagtctTCTTCGCCAAGATGTTGATTTTCTTCTTAGTAGCCGCCGTCAAGAGCGTAAATCACTCTGCCTTCTTTTCCTACTTCACATCATAGCGCTTGACATATGACTCCTTCTTCAAAATGCGTTGAACCACTCCATCATCTTGGCTGCCGCCCCTTCTCGCTTCATCTCCTCCTCGTCACACTTCTTTCCGTGGAACACTTTTTGAACTTTCCTGGGCGGCTC
This sequence is a window from Aegilops tauschii subsp. strangulata cultivar AL8/78 chromosome 7, Aet v6.0, whole genome shotgun sequence. Protein-coding genes within it:
- the LOC109742100 gene encoding scopoletin glucosyltransferase-like, producing the protein MAGDDEQRPLHILFFPFPAPGHLIPIADMAALFATRGAKCTILTTPVNAATIRPAVDRANDARRGTPDSPPPSAIEISVVPFPDVGLPPGVENATGLSGDADRDKFFHAIQQFREPFEQFFAGECPDAVVADSHFQWSVDAAAEHGVPRLAFLGTSMFARACTDSMLRNNPLASCPDAVVSLPGLPHRVDMLRSQMVDPSKRPESFAFFQRVNAEDQRSYGEVFNSFHELEPDYVEHYRTALGRRVWLVGPVAPAGGDMGATKGATSELSSDGAGCLRWLDTKPAGSVVYVSFGTLSSFSPAELRELARGLDLSGKNFVWVISHAGAGADADTDAQPEWMPEGFAELTAPPGGRGFIIRGWAPQTLILSHPALGAFLTHCGWNPTLEAVSAGVPMVTWPRFGDQFFNEKLVVEVLQVGASVGACDYASFMETHHGVVRAEVVTESIGTVMGDGEEGEAIRSKARELGVKARRAVGNAGSSYGDVGRLMEELIARRRT